The genomic region ggaaacttcggccctttcttcagggccgagtcaatcattctctggacttcggtcatgtttacggaagcggcttcttccccctggcttggtccctcgaatctatttcctggtcctcttctttctaaggtgATTGGTTGCGACCGAGCagaccctctctcggctggtatggGCACATTCGTCGAGAGCTGCCGAGGTTagccgacctggccatcttcgaaggctttactaaccagtagttcaagcattctggtctgtgtattGTTGTTACTTCGTATTGcttctagcaaatcattcatcttttgaccaatcgactgctcgacctgacgatactgttcatccagtcgtctcctaaggaatgtcctagttggtggatcggaaccttccccaccatcgtcatcacaatcttccacaatcccttccaCAAACATTCCAGccgtttgattcgggactgctGGGTTATGAGGTTGTCCGCTGAGACAGAtttcattctctcggcgtgttacacttgtggcctcgggcggcgcaacaatgatcggattttttgtagggtgcaaatcctgcccaaggccttgcactggcaagtcagctattgactttcccatggttgttttcttctttgtagACCGTGTTTCAACGGTCATGAACTCCAaaggtttagcacaaaggtcccaccgggcgtgccaaaatgttgaccctaaaaattacaaaacctatgtggcgcgcaggccgagtaactaataagctaactatgtcatTCAGTCGGATGCGGGGCGTGGCAACTCGTCGACCGAGCTTggccaaggagtaaaatttgttgatgtcgctttaggcgcgtcgttgacttctctatcttgcgattgcgaccgaggaggaacgctctcggtctctgggttctacggcttgaagacaaggctgctaattctgcggagttcacaaatcgtcgaagcccgattcggtcactgtgattatattcgtaagagtataagcacgtcgaatcgagaccaaactatatgggcacaggtactcaaacgtgatgtatgtcttgatggtgaacgtagttcggccgtcggaatgccgaaccctgaaactcacttgcgagtatccaatcataaaaccactcggcgtccagtacgccgagtaatgcaattcgtaacacctaactatgccgagaaggctagtaaggtgacctctgccaacaaaggttcgaaaacccttctcgaccgagacttagatagataaccggtcgacgtcgacgcagtgctgtttatccaaactgaaggtgcttcttggtcggctgattctgcggcagcagtgctgtttatccaaactgaagatgctcgccgggtgcttccacagtgctgtttatctaaactgaaggtgtgtcggcaggaaaagaaaaggaaaaatctcaaggtgtttgagaggttttgcgcagggcaattgtatgctaatTTTGAAGGCATTTTCTGtcgcatgatttcttgtatttatagtaccccattccttgaaaccaattatgatttggattgggagtccttatCCTATTTCgactctaactcgaacaaacctactcccactgggattctgaattttccttcttttcgagactccattccttgccggtcaagaatcctggtcgcaccaggacttccttgACCTTTTCTATTCATCCGGACtacttaggataggatttggccgaccccgccagctggcccgggatttattattcggcccatagtatttgtcatcaccttgggccgagcacatcctgctgctcggcccaacaataatattttgggcccaaacacaagggaaaagaaaaacccaTTGTTTGTTAGAAATGTGGAAGAGTAGGACACTACAGAATTGAATGCAGGATGAAAGATAAGATTAATAATCTTAATCTTGATGAAGGCATGGAACGACAATTGTATCAACTATAAGTTTCGGGTTAAGTTTCCTATTAAGATCGTGTGTAAAGTTTCGGGGTTTACTCCGACTCGGGTGTTTCCAACACCACCACTTTCTCTTTGTTATCTGCTGGTTTTGGCAATGTCGCTTGTGGGTTTCCACAAGCTTCATACGGATAGTGGGCTTCTCTCACTTTATTGTTGACTATCCCTTGCTTATGACTGTGCTCAGGTAGCTTTTCGGGGTCTGGCTTGGATGGACTGGAATGTTGATGGTGGATGGCAGTGGAAGCTTTTCGGTTTCTCAGCTGTGGTGCAGTCTTTGGGCTTTGTTGTTTCCGTGGGCTCTTTCTCTGTTGATTTTTTTAGTCTTAGGCCCTCTTTTTGTTCGTTAATAGGTGTGTCTTGGACCTTGTTTGCTTGTAATTGTGTACTTGTTGTTTAATAAAATCtccttttgaccaaaaaaaaaaaaaaaaaagaaaaagaaaaagaatcagAGAATAGAAAATAATTGGAGATTTGTACCTTATTCTGATCAATTAGAACTCAATCTGAAGACATGGCAAGGGTTTGGTATTCTGTTatgtaccgtttggtacgtgggacgggacggaatagAGTGGGACAAGACGTTCTGttccacgtttggtgcgcctaaaacgggtggaacgagctgttccatgggatgagttttgggtgaattttcgttccgcctcaccccctggaacgactcgttccacatccgtggaacacaaaattataacctctccgtctccttcttcttcctccttgtttccatccgagggcatctttgctcccgctccgttctgttccgttccgtcccgttcTGTTCCgttctgtcccgtcccgtcacgtctgcataccaaacgataccttaaGGAAAGGGGtatgcaaataaaaaataaaaaaaaattgttaacttAATATCGGGTGAGATAGTGCAAGTGGAGGAGTATCATGCTAGATGGCGCTTTCCCTTCATCTTCATGTGTTCCGCTTGGGTTGATacgttttcttcttttttaatgtAAAGTATTGTGGGTggtaaaacaattaaaaaataaagttaaataGTTAGCATGAAAGATACATGCCACCGACCTACCCCGTAAGTTGTTTTGAGCTTTTATATCAACTTCTCATGTTGTTTTTTATCCAAGTGGAAATGAACTAATGGTCACTTTCTGACTTGACTCTTCTATCTTCAATACTTCATGTTGTGACATATGAGTGCTTaatttcaaaacatattttctttttagcaaACAAAGTTCATATGTTGATTTGTTGGACCACCATTTTTGACATCAAATCAATGAAATCATGCAAGTGGAGTAACCTAATCAaagttttttttggtcaaatgatagattttgttaaattagccACCGACGAAATTTGAACCCACACCATCATGTAAAGGCTTAAcacctttccaccactgtgataaagggccacttgcaaCTATCAATCAAAGTTATCTAACTccaaaaagaaagaatttgtgtaaaaataaatatgtgaaAAAAGAATAAATGAAGCCCTTTGAATTATAGTGAGGTTGGGTCAAACAACTACATATTGAAGGAAGGGAAAGGGGTGagtttaacctcacaatgagttagaaATAATGTGGTTAAAATTCGCCTTTTGCGAGAATTggacataagacctctcacttacaagtgaagaggaatattactaaaccgtagtactaactGGTAAATAAGTTAAAACGTTTGATTCTCTCAACGTAACCAAATATAAgatacaaaacaaaacagacAGTAATCATAGCTAATGCCTAATGGTTTCCCAAAATAAATAACAACACCACGATAGGTTTTTTCTTGGCTACAAAGGAGGAAGAGCTCTACTGCTGAATTTATGGGCGAATATTAACCAGAATTACAAGCCAGCACACAGATTATATAATTAGCACCATTTTACTTGGTACCCGAACGAAGGAAAATGAATTTCTCGCACCAAATTATAAGACGAGTGAAAGATATATAGTCGATTCTTTGATAGCAAATTGACAATCTTCACACATCTTCACTTCCATACTTAGCTACCCATAACATTGTCATTCTGGAAAGAAAGATGCTGATAagccttcttttttctttctttttttgaccTTGACATTGTCCCCTCCCTCTTTCAGTTCAGTTCTCACATTCAATGCATCAGATTCTGGGATGACTTTTGAACcaataataaacaaaacatagaatctaaattataaaaataagaaacaagGAGCAGAGGATTTGattgtcatttagtattataGTCTAGTTGTATTCCTCTTAACTagtaaatgagaggttttaggttcgattctagCCAAAGAAGAATTTTAAACCAcgttattgctagcctattgtaaaGTTTAGTCCACTTACTCTCTCTTTTAGTTTTAGTGTGAatgatatcgtttgttaaaaaaaaaaaaaaaaccaaagggaGGATTGGATTTTAAAAAGGACCAAAGGGAATCTCTCTACTCCGTCTGGAGCCAATACCTTCCCTCATTTTCCTATCATATCTTCTCATCCCAAGATGTTGTAATGctcatattttatttgtttttatttttgttttttttgtttacccTTGGCTTCCCAATTATTGATGTATTATTTTTACCACCAAATTTTTGAAAGCAAGATCGTCATCATTTGAACAGATTGGCATTCATTCACaactcttttaattttaattgtccCCTTCTCTTTTGACAATGGCATTTATATATACCtgcattttttttagttttacatgAGTTATTTAAATTAGCTAAAGTGCTCCGCAAGTGTAGGTGTGTGCATAATCACATGGAAGAAACATATATTGGGCAGGTTTTGCATTAAGAATTGAGGAAGGGAACAGACAAGGATCTCCAATCCTGATATGTTGCATTTCTGCAAGGGCGTCTCTATGACAAGGAATCATTTAAATAATTTTGGAGAATTGAGGATCAAGGGTGTCCATGTGTTAGATGGGAAATCCTTAACCAGGATGATGCAAattagttaaaatttaaaattttaaaaacggactcaaaaatatttttgtccattttttttaaattcttgaaTTTCTGTCCTTTTAACAAGTAAAAAGATTAACTTATCCCAATTGCATTAAACCTTTTTCCTAGTTTCCATTGCTCGAGATACTATCGAGAATACTTCGAGCGTCCCCTCAAGTAGTATGAtgacaatttttgttttctattttttaaatttggcctgatttttggttttcaatttttttaagagaaaattgaaaataaaatgattatcaaacgatCTCTTATAATATTGTTTTGACAAGAAAAAAACACAACATGAAATCAAAATTGTTATTTCATCCCAAGAATTCTATTGACAGCAAGTCATAAAACATTTCTAAGTTTCAACGAGTAGTCTTATAGCACGTGACCcttttaccacagtggtggaaaatGTTAAGTGCTTGCATGACGGCGTGGGTTCAAACCATGTCGGTGgctaatctaaaaaaaaaaaaaaaaaaaaaaaaaaaaaaaaaaaaaaaaaaaaaaaaaaaaaaaaaaaaaagtaatcttATAAATTTCAATGGACCAGAATAAAATGATACGAACTGCAATGAACTGGATCTAGCCCAATATGGGAGTTATAAACTTGGGCCCATACCCAGCACAAGTACCTCATTATCTGATTGGTCCGTTTGTTTCCTGTTTATTCCACCGAAAATGCTAGTCATCACATTCCTATCCACAGAATCTGCAACACCAGTAGTTCCAGTTGTCCATCTGCAGCCAATCAAACAATGCTTCCTATCAAACTTGCCACCATTACTTTCTCCAACGTAGAAAGACAAAAAGTGCAAAAAAAACCCCCAAAACAAGTGTTTCTGTTTTACTGAGAGAATAGAGAAACAATGGTGGGTGCATCCTCAGCCCAAACCACCGCTCTGCACAACCCATCTCTCCCTTCATCATCTGAACTGCATTCAACTTCTCATCCTTCACTCTTCAAGGTGCCACTCAATTATCTGCTTTTATTCGAGCGACATATACTTATTTAATCCAAACTCAGTGTTGTTAACTCATTCCTGTTGGTTTTGGTGACGGGTTTCGCTTTTCAGCTCATTTCTTACTTTTGGAATGTGTTGGAATTTTTCTGTTGCCAGAACCCCAATTCAATTGCCTGTGGATTTTCTTCAAAGCAAGCCGCTTTTCTCAGAGGCCAATTCTGCAGTAGGCACTTTCTTACGCTCGATTACAATCGTGCTCCAAGAAAACCAGCAGGTATCTGTGAACATTTATTAATTTCTGTGCTTCTCTTAATTCTGTTGATAGCTTATATCTCCAAGTTGATTGCAAAGAAGATGAAATTGAAGCTTTGAATTTACTGCTATTATGTTCTTCTTTGGTCAAAGGAAATTTACCAATGTATTCATGAAAATGCTTTCAAGTTGCAGCAATGTTAAACCATGTTATATCTTTAAGTCTCCttcaaatataatatttatGTAGGTTTTAACTCACTGTTTACCTACATCGAATGAAATGATTTTCCACATACATTGCATTTTAATGTGCTTGTTTGGCTTTTGggaaataatgcatgtagggcaTGTCGTTTCACCACGCTGTGTCCTTCCGCTAACCCAAGAAAATGTGGAGAAAGTCTTGGATGAGGTACGGCCTGGGTTGATGGCTGATGGAGGGAATGTGGCACTCCATGAGATAGATGGGCTTGTTGTGGTATTAAAGCTACAAGGAGCTTGTGGATCTTGTCCAAGCTCAACTATGACGCTGAAGATGGGAATCGAAACCCGCCTGCGAGATAAAATACCCGAGATTATGGAAGTAGAACAGATTTTGGACAGAGAAACAGGCCTTGAGCTAAATGAAGAAAATGTTGAAAAGGTTAGAGAAATCATCATCACCAACTAACTAGCCTATTTATATTTTACACCACTTCTGTGAAATGGTTTTACATtcttgataggattaaaagcacgtcacaaagtagcacacaaatgtcctattgattttccttattaacactaagatttgtcaattgcagcatatgaaaataagggtctttaccgcagaagattgttttatctaactacttaaaatgtcacaaaaactgagCTGTTGTCCCTAccgaccagccaccgaaaaataattattagactgacttacacttatctaaagtctacgaaattttatatgcagaaactagacacacagagctacactcacacaaattttttggatttttggagtttatttgatatttaaattaaatcgaacaaaaacaggacagagacagattttaaataataaaaatagactGCAGTTCACAAGTTAAGAAAACGAGTTAAGGGAAGtgttatccaccaccaaataattatgcaaacatgttatgtttcattcaaattccttctatttccggatgaagatgctcaagttggctcaatgttagaactcaacctattactctttcttatgtagtatgttaagagaacgACGTTTttaacttaacttagtccctagcatgcaatctagaatgacgtgttcatagatttaacaagtagaaatcattaagaacgaaaagagtttgagtcatcacaaggcatcgtaagtactggtGTTGTCTtgcttatcctagaaattggttcacatgttaatcgcaattaacaagtactactctagaacatatgtaggtcctcatttgacaagggcaggcacacacatatttatagcattagaatcttagatatgcttactaagtatgcatccgtagaaaacacataaagaattcatcaatgagacaagtagtgaaccaattttcatccattcataaaagtaattcaaacgaaatgtcataacaaacttgcaatcatattcgaggcttcaaacagcccctaactactaaaaatttagttacacaatccttaagttaaaacaaaagatagacatgagtttgagaaaatagaaccgaaaAAAATCGACTGAGACCCtccttttccttccttccccaacactacttttaaaccaattcttgctgcatcattttcttctccttaactcactCACTAATAgtcatttagtgatgacaataagtgagaggaaacagtaaaacaattgtaactccttgggtagcctttatgccaattactccctcttaatcctcatctttaattccatttcctctgatatttgaataggtgtcagctgatttgttcttgattgcatcagttttggctgctagatttattggatttattgctttcagtgctttcttgtcagttacaaactgctcagcctcttagGAACCTTTAAGTGTTAAAACGGCTATAACTTCTTTTAGAAAAATGATCttaacaatccgcgaaatgctccagaaaatagacatccgtagctttccaagcatataaggctcattctctaattcattctgagctgtccgcaacttgcttccaaagtcagctgacttgcacaggcagttttgacgaatttgttacttaaaatctcacttgtgctatttttcttttctttgcttgacaaatcctacaaaacacaaaaacaaagtaaatagctaaaaaatataaggaactaagaaaagacaagtgaatttgatataaaatatatataaatatgagcttatcaattCTGACGATGAATTTTTAGGCCACCTCCAACCCGAAGGTTGAAAATTGAGAGTTACAAAGTTATATTTGACTCAAATGTCGATCTTCATTCCAAAAGTCACTATGAAAACCTCATACAGATAGGGTTCATGAATGAAAGTAATAGTTAACCAATTTGTGTTGTACTAAACTAACTAGCTATACACTTTTTTACAGATTCTTTCTGAGATTAGACCATATCTGGCTGGCACAGGAGGTGGAATCCTCGAGCTTGTACAGATCAATGACTACGTAGTGAAAGTTCGGTTA from Pyrus communis chromosome 4, drPyrComm1.1, whole genome shotgun sequence harbors:
- the LOC137732399 gene encoding nifU-like protein 3, chloroplastic isoform X2, with protein sequence MVGASSAQTTALHNPSLPSSSELHSTSHPSLFKNPNSIACGFSSKQAAFLRGQFCSRHFLTLDYNRAPRKPAGHVVSPRCVLPLTQENVEKVLDEVRPGLMADGGNVALHEIDGLVVVLKLQGACGSCPSSTMTLKMGIETRLRDKIPEIMEVEQILDRETGLELNEENVEKILSEIRPYLAGTGGGILELVQINDYVVKVRLSGPAAGVMTVRVALTQKLREKIPVIVAVQLIE
- the LOC137732399 gene encoding nifU-like protein 3, chloroplastic isoform X1, with the protein product MVGASSAQTTALHNPSLPSSSELHSTSHPSLFKLISYFWNVLEFFCCQNPNSIACGFSSKQAAFLRGQFCSRHFLTLDYNRAPRKPAGHVVSPRCVLPLTQENVEKVLDEVRPGLMADGGNVALHEIDGLVVVLKLQGACGSCPSSTMTLKMGIETRLRDKIPEIMEVEQILDRETGLELNEENVEKILSEIRPYLAGTGGGILELVQINDYVVKVRLSGPAAGVMTVRVALTQKLREKIPVIVAVQLIE